A single Ischnura elegans chromosome 13 unlocalized genomic scaffold, ioIscEleg1.1 SUPER_13_unloc_2, whole genome shotgun sequence DNA region contains:
- the LOC124172640 gene encoding piggyBac transposable element-derived protein 4-like, translating into MVKTRGGKKRGVEQSTLRESPQPSTSQVSPPRTPDPQDNTEDIPPPKSRRMAASGVITSTEELRRLLEEEDDSEEEDSTFSDETDCSGSDNDDSEEEEDPSQGNDLLSPDSGLPSTSSQATTARLRQTTYTWTSDRPTIDPIPFTQTPGMTASPQGDQPPDFFNLLLTDSILELTVRETNRFADELKAQNVAPKARIVKWKSLTKEEFLVFLGVLYHMGTIRLNRISDFWSKDFLFNFPCFRGCMSRDRFSGILQCLHFAKNPEPGQPQPNDRLYKIRPLIDLFHDSVSNAVTPTQKLCVDESMLLWRGRLVFRMFLKGKKHKYGIKIYMLTEPSGLVLRFIVYTGSSDADVGGRGHVDTVVNKLMEGHLDAGHSLFMDNYYNSVNLAHQLLERKTYCTGTLRTNRKGNPPQINSKKLKKGEVVNAYTGDGVCIMKWKDKREVLMISSQYSGEMIDVPRRRGGGTIPKPEAIARYNEAMGGIDHTDQMMSYYPIERKTLKWYKKLGIHIFHLLLLNSYYLYKKLHPRYSFYDFRLSVIKSLLSPAFTRPSGPSPSVPSRGVGLSRHFPHTLPIDEKSKRNRTVQRRCRECQKKGIRKDTTFFCPACEGHPPLCVDTCFTAFHENMRL; encoded by the coding sequence atggttaaaactcggggaggaaaaaaaaggggtGTGGAGCAATCCACCCTTAGGGAGAGTCCTCAACCCTCGACTTCTCAAGTCAGTCCCCCGCGTACTCCTGATCCTCAGGATAATACGGAGGACATTCCTCCACCGAAGTCGAGGAGAATGGCAGCTTCGGGAGTAATAACCTCCACGGAGGAACTCCGGAGGCTGCTAGAAGAGGAAGATGACAGTGAGGAAGAAGATAGTACCTTCTCCGATGAAACGGATTGCAGCGGGAGTGATAACGATGAttcggaggaggaagaggatccCTCGCAGGGTAATGACTTGCTATCCCCAGATTCAGGCCTCCCGAGTACCTCTTCGCAAGCCACCACTGCCAGACTAAGACAGACCACCTACACCTGGACTTCTGACAGACCGACAATAGACCCCATTCCATTTACCCAGACCCCTGGTATGACTGCTTCACCTCAAGGAGACCAACCCCCCgacttttttaatcttttactgACTGACAGTATCCTCGAATTGACTGTGAGAGAGACAAATAGATTTGCCGACGAGCTGAAGGCGCAGAATGTAGCCCCGAAAGCAAGGATTGTTAAATGGAAATCCTTGACGAAAGAGGAGTTCCTTGTATTTTTAGGCGTCCTGTACCACATGGGAACAATCAGATTAAATAGGATATCGGACTTCTGGAGCAAGGACTTCCTATTTAACTTTCCTTGCTTTCGGGGATGCATGAGCCGTGACAGGTTCTCGGGTATTTTGCAATGTTTGCACTTTGCGAAAAACCCAGAACCTGGTCAGCCTCAGCCAAATGACCGACTATATAAAATTCGCCCCCTAATAGACCTCTTTCATGACTCAGTAAGTAATGCCGTGACTCCGACGCAAAAACTCTGCGTTGATGAGTCTATGCTTCTCTGGAGGGGGCGACTTGTTTTCCGAATGTTTTTGAAGGGGAAGAAACATAAATatggaatcaaaatttatatgctAACGGAACCTTCCGGTTTAGTTCTCAGATTTATCGTTTACACAGGATCTAGTGACGCTGATGTAGGAGGCCGAGGCCACGTTGACACTGTTGTGAATAAGCTAATGGAGGGTCACCTTGATGCTGGccattcattatttatggatAATTATTACAACAGTGTCAATTTGGCCCACCAACTACTGGAGCGGAAGACCTATTGTACCGGAACTTTGAGAACTAACCGGAAGGGTAATCCTccccaaattaattcaaaaaaattaaagaaggggGAAGTTGTGAATGCCTACACTGGTGACGGTGTCTGCATCATGAAGTGGAAAGACAAGAGAGAAGTACTGATGATCAGTTCGCAGTATAGCGGCGAAATGATCGATGTCCCCcgccgaaggggagggggaaccATACCCAAACCTGAGGCAATTGCAAGATACAACGAGGCAATGGGGGGCATTGATCATACTGATCAGATGATGTCCTATTATCCAATTGAGCGAAAAACTCTCAAGTGGTACAAGAAGTTGGGCATTCACAtcttccaccttctcctcctcaatAGCTATTATTTGTATAAGAAATTACATCccagatattcattttatgactttCGGCTTTCGGTAATCAAATCTTTACTTTCACCTGCTTTCACTCGCCCTTCAGGCCCTTCCCCTTCAGTCCCTTCCAGAGGCGTAGGCTTATCAAGGCATTTCCCTCACACCCTTCCAATTGACGAAAAAAGCAAGAGGAACAGAACGGTGCAAAGAAGGTGCCGGGAATGCCAGAAGAAGGGGATAAGAAAAGACACAACGTTCTTTTGCCCTGCTTGCGAGGGACACCCTCCCCTCTGCGTCGACACATGTTTCACGGCCTTCCACGAAAATATGCGGttgtaa